In Microbaculum marinisediminis, the genomic stretch GGCATCGGCCGTGTCGCCGGGCTGAAGACCTCGATTTTCCTCGAAGTGGAAGGCGCCGCCGACCATTTCCCGGCCTATGCCGGCAACCTGGACATCATGACCTCGGCGGCCAAGGCGGTTGCGGAGCGCTGGGCGCAGAGCTGCGCCAAGGAGGCTTGAGATGAGCGTTACCAATCCCGACCGGCTGTACATCCAGGACGTGTCGATGCGCGACGGGATGCACGCCCTGCGCCATCAGATGTCCCTCGACACCGTACGGACGGTCGCCGCCGCGCTCGACGATGCCGGCGTCGACGCCCTCGAAGTGACGCACGGCGACGGACTGTCGGGCAGCTCGTTCAACTATGGTTTTGGGAGCAACTCGGACCTCGACTGGATCGCCGCCGCCGCCGACGCGGTGCAGACGGCACGGGTGACCGTTCTCCTCGTTCCCGGCATCGGCCTGGCCAACGACCTCGTCGATGCCTATGGCGTCGGGGCGCGCTCGGTACGGATCGCCACGCATTGCACCGAGGCCGACGTGTCGCGCCAGCATATCGGCGTGGCGCGGGATCTGGGATATGACACAGCCTGCTTCCTGATGATGAGCCACATGATCAGCCCCGAGCTGCTGCTCGAGCAGGCGCGACTGATGGAGAGCTATGGCGCGGAATGCGTCTATGTCGTCGACAGCGCCGGGGCGATGCTGCCCGAGGACGTTGCCGCGCGGGTGGGAGCCCTGCGTGAAGGGCTGAGGCCCGAGACGGAGGTCGGAATCCATACCCACGAGAACCTGCATCACGGCATTGCCAACGCAATCGCCGGCGTTCGCGCCGGCGCGGTTCGGGTGGACGGCTCGCTCGCCGGGCTGGGCGCGGGCGCCGGCAACGCGCCGATCGAGGCGATGATCGCCGTCTTCGACCGTATGGGGCTCAAGACCGGCTGCGACTTCGTCAAGCTCGCGGCGGTGGCGGACGACGTCGTCAGGCCCTTGATGGACCGCCCCGTGCGGGTCGACCGGGAAAGCTTGATGCTGGGCTACGCCGGCGTCTATTCGAGCTTCCTGCGCCACGCGGAGAAGGCTGCCGCCGACCACCGCATTCCCGCTTCCGACATTCTGGTCGAGCTGGGCAAGCGAAAGATGGTGGGCGGGCAGGAGGACATGATCGTGGATGTCGCCCTCGACCTGGTCAAAGGCTGAGGTCGGCCGGATTGGCATCCCGATAGGAGATTAGGATCCATGGCGGGCAGATCGAAAACCAGTTTGCCGAAGAAAGTGGACGTCGCCATCGTCGGGGCCGGCCCCGTCGGGCTGACGATCGCGAATTTCCTCGGTGCGCGCTGCGTGTCGACGCTGGTGCTGGAACAACGCGACGAGCTCATCGACTACCCGCGCGGTGTCGGCATGGACGACGAGTGCCTGCGAAGCTTCCAGGCGATCGGTCTGGCCGACGCGGTCGCGGCCAACACCACGCCCGACCAGAAGATGCGCTTCGTGACGATGCACGGCCAGATCCTGGCCTCGATCGAACCGAAGACTCGGGTATTCGGCTGGCCGCGGCGCAACTCCTTCATCCAGCCGATGGTCGACAGGATCCTCTATTCCGGCCTGGACCGCTTCGACAGCGTGACGACCGTGATGGGCGCCGAGGTCACAGCGTTCCAGGACCGGGGCGATTCCGTCTCTCTCGACATCTCCCACGGCGGCAAGACGGCCCAGGTGGAGGCGCGCTGGCTCGTAGGTTGCGACGGCGGGCGAAGCATGGTCCGCAAAGAACTCGGCATCGACTTCGAGGGCGTCACGGATTCCACGCGCTGGGTCGTGATCGACCTGCACGACGATCCGATCGGGCGCCCCGGATCCTACCTGCACTGCGTGCCAGAGCGGCCCTATGTCTCGATCGCGTTGCCGCACGGCAAGCGGCGGGTCGAGTTCATGGTGTTCGATACCGAGGCTGAGGAAACGCTGTGCTCGGACGAAGGCGTGCGCAAGCTGCTCGCCCGGGTGATGCCGCGTCCCGAGGACGCCAACGTGATGCGCAGCCGGGTCTACACCCACAATGCCCGCCTCGCCCGCCAGTTCCAGAAGGGCCGCGTGTTCATCGCCGGCGATGCCGCGCACCTGATGCCGGTCTGGCAGGGACAGGGCTACAACAGCGGCATCCGCGACGCGACCAACCTCGGCTGGAAGCTGGCGATGGTCGCCAAGGGCGAAGCCCGCGAGGCACTGCTCGACAGCTATGGCGTCGAACGCCGCGATCACGCCAAGGCTATGATCGACCTGTCGGTGACCGCCGGCAAGATATTCTCCCCGACGAGCAAGACCGTATCCTGGCTGCGCGACAAGCTCGGGCTGCTGATGAACGCGATCCCGCCGGTCAAACGCTATTTCGTCGAGATGCGCTTCAAGCCGATGCCGCGGTATCGCGACGGCGTGGTGATGAAGACCGCCCGCGGCGAGGTGCAGGGCAGCGCCACCGGCAAGATGTTTCCGCAGCCGAATGTCCTCGACGCCGACGGCGCGCGCCGCAGGCTGGACGACGTCCTCGGTCTCGATATCGCCATCCTGTCCTGGGGCAACGACCCACAGCTTTTCCTGAAGCCCGAGGAGCGCGAACGCTGGTCGAAACTCGGCGCGCGG encodes the following:
- the dmpG gene encoding 4-hydroxy-2-oxovalerate aldolase; the protein is MSVTNPDRLYIQDVSMRDGMHALRHQMSLDTVRTVAAALDDAGVDALEVTHGDGLSGSSFNYGFGSNSDLDWIAAAADAVQTARVTVLLVPGIGLANDLVDAYGVGARSVRIATHCTEADVSRQHIGVARDLGYDTACFLMMSHMISPELLLEQARLMESYGAECVYVVDSAGAMLPEDVAARVGALREGLRPETEVGIHTHENLHHGIANAIAGVRAGAVRVDGSLAGLGAGAGNAPIEAMIAVFDRMGLKTGCDFVKLAAVADDVVRPLMDRPVRVDRESLMLGYAGVYSSFLRHAEKAAADHRIPASDILVELGKRKMVGGQEDMIVDVALDLVKG
- a CDS encoding bifunctional 3-(3-hydroxy-phenyl)propionate/3-hydroxycinnamic acid hydroxylase, whose protein sequence is MAGRSKTSLPKKVDVAIVGAGPVGLTIANFLGARCVSTLVLEQRDELIDYPRGVGMDDECLRSFQAIGLADAVAANTTPDQKMRFVTMHGQILASIEPKTRVFGWPRRNSFIQPMVDRILYSGLDRFDSVTTVMGAEVTAFQDRGDSVSLDISHGGKTAQVEARWLVGCDGGRSMVRKELGIDFEGVTDSTRWVVIDLHDDPIGRPGSYLHCVPERPYVSIALPHGKRRVEFMVFDTEAEETLCSDEGVRKLLARVMPRPEDANVMRSRVYTHNARLARQFQKGRVFIAGDAAHLMPVWQGQGYNSGIRDATNLGWKLAMVAKGEAREALLDSYGVERRDHAKAMIDLSVTAGKIFSPTSKTVSWLRDKLGLLMNAIPPVKRYFVEMRFKPMPRYRDGVVMKTARGEVQGSATGKMFPQPNVLDADGARRRLDDVLGLDIAILSWGNDPQLFLKPEERERWSKLGARFFAIVPETQHGGFQGNILPGTEVLSDTDGALHEWFADQGGDGSVVFLRPDRFVAGIAGPQDVGQASNALLNAFHAVN